One window from the genome of Cyclobacterium amurskyense encodes:
- a CDS encoding sodium:solute symporter family protein: protein MDILTWTYILVGLSFALYIGIAIYTRAGSTKEFYTAGGGVSPLANGMATAADWMSAASFISMAGIIAFSGYDGSVYLMGWTGGYVLLALLLAPYLRKFGKFTVPDFVGDRYYSNKARVVAVFCALFISFTYVAGQMRGVGIVFSRYLEVDIETGVLIGMTIVFFYAVMGGMKGITYTQVAQYCVLIFAFMVPAIFISIQLTGNPIPQLGLGGTVQDGTYLLDKLDGVLLDMGFEEYTSGRKSMTDVFAITLALMVGTAGLPHVIVRFFTVPRVKDARLSAGYALIFIAILYTTAPAIAAFGIYNAIDTVADKPVNELPVWVENWQKTNLIVVEDVNNDGIVQYTPNPETNELRIDKDIMVLAAPEIAKLPNWVVGLVAAGGMAAALSTAAGLLLVISTSVSRDLFRTFVPSMTEKTELIIARVSAAFAVIIAGYFGINPPGFVAEVVAFAFGLAAASFFPVIIMGIFSTRMNKEGAIAGMVSGLVFTLAYIIFFKFIQPESNSMENWWFGISPEGIGTLGMVINFVVCYVVSKLTPPPPADVQEMIQEIRIPRGAGEAHDH, encoded by the coding sequence ATGGATATTTTAACCTGGACCTACATCCTAGTAGGTCTGTCCTTTGCCTTGTATATCGGTATTGCGATATATACTAGAGCAGGATCTACTAAAGAATTTTATACTGCTGGAGGGGGCGTTTCTCCCTTAGCCAACGGTATGGCTACTGCTGCAGACTGGATGTCAGCAGCTTCCTTTATTTCAATGGCCGGAATTATTGCCTTTTCGGGCTATGATGGTTCAGTTTACCTGATGGGATGGACTGGAGGATATGTTCTTCTGGCCCTTTTATTGGCTCCTTACCTTCGTAAATTCGGTAAGTTTACCGTCCCAGATTTTGTAGGAGACCGGTATTATAGCAATAAGGCACGTGTAGTTGCCGTATTCTGTGCCCTATTTATTTCATTTACCTACGTAGCCGGCCAAATGCGCGGTGTCGGTATCGTTTTCTCTAGGTACCTGGAGGTAGATATTGAAACAGGGGTATTGATCGGGATGACCATAGTGTTTTTCTATGCGGTAATGGGAGGAATGAAAGGCATTACCTATACTCAGGTAGCCCAATATTGCGTGTTGATATTTGCTTTTATGGTTCCTGCAATATTTATTTCAATCCAGTTGACTGGAAATCCTATTCCTCAATTGGGTTTAGGTGGAACTGTACAGGATGGGACCTATCTATTAGATAAATTGGATGGGGTGTTATTGGACATGGGCTTTGAGGAATACACCTCTGGAAGAAAGTCAATGACGGATGTATTTGCCATTACCCTTGCCTTAATGGTTGGTACTGCAGGATTGCCTCACGTTATTGTTCGGTTTTTCACAGTGCCTAGAGTGAAAGATGCAAGGCTTTCTGCAGGCTATGCCTTGATTTTTATAGCTATCCTTTACACTACTGCTCCAGCTATTGCCGCATTTGGAATTTACAATGCCATAGATACTGTGGCAGACAAACCTGTAAATGAACTGCCTGTTTGGGTAGAAAACTGGCAAAAAACCAATCTAATCGTTGTTGAAGATGTTAACAATGATGGAATTGTACAATATACCCCAAATCCTGAGACCAACGAGCTTAGGATAGACAAGGACATCATGGTATTGGCGGCTCCTGAGATTGCCAAATTGCCTAACTGGGTGGTAGGACTTGTAGCTGCCGGAGGTATGGCTGCGGCCTTATCTACTGCTGCAGGACTATTATTGGTTATCTCCACTTCAGTATCCAGGGATTTGTTCCGAACCTTTGTGCCTTCGATGACGGAGAAAACAGAGTTAATCATTGCTAGGGTATCCGCTGCTTTTGCAGTGATTATCGCTGGCTACTTTGGTATCAACCCGCCGGGATTTGTAGCGGAGGTAGTTGCTTTTGCTTTTGGCCTTGCTGCAGCTTCCTTTTTCCCTGTGATTATTATGGGTATATTTTCTACTAGAATGAACAAAGAGGGTGCAATTGCCGGAATGGTTTCTGGCCTTGTTTTTACCCTTGCCTATATTATTTTCTTCAAATTTATTCAGCCGGAATCCAATTCTATGGAAAACTGGTGGTTTGGTATCTCCCCTGAAGGAATTGGTACCTTAGGTATGGTAATCAACTTCGTAGTCTGCTATGTTGTTTCCAAGCTTACACCGCCACCGCCCGCTGATGTGCAGGAAATGATTCAGGAAATCAGAATCCCAAGAGGAGCTGGTGAAGCCCATGACCATTAA
- the acs gene encoding acetate--CoA ligase has product MSDRIHTLSGYFHEYQKSVADPENFWAKIADSFHWKKRWDKTLDWNFEGPDVKWFLNGKLNITENILERHLYTMGDKPAIIWEPNEPGDPNRILTYMELYEEVCRFSNVLVEKGVEKGDKVIIYMPMVPEAAIAMLACARVGAVHSVVFAGFSSNALADRIEDCKAKVVLTSDGNFRGNKKIPVKSVVDEALENTDLVKTMIVYQRTGQEVTMKEGRDFWWHEVIEGKSKSHEAVEMDSEDELFILYTSGSTGKPKGVVHTCGGYMIYSKYTFENVFQYTPGDVYWCTADVGWITGHSYIVYGPLLTGATTIMFEGVPTYPNPGRFWEIIDKYKVNQFYTAPTAIRALQVHGTDPIAPYKLDSLKVLGSVGEPINEEAWHWYHTHIGKTRCPIVDTWWQTETGGIMVSPLAGITPNKPAFATLPLPGVQLAIMDPEGKELKGNSVEGNLCIKFPWPGMIRTTYGDHERCKQTYFSAYKGMYFTGDGVKRDHDGYYRILGRVDDVINVSGHRMGTAEVENAINEHPLVVESAVVGYPHKVKGQGIYAYVICDMSNRTEENLTNEIKASVTNIIGPIAKPDKIQIVPGLPKTRSGKIMRRILRKVAEGAMDNLGDTSTLLDPDVVDKIIAGRKE; this is encoded by the coding sequence ATGAGCGATAGAATTCATACGCTAAGTGGTTATTTCCATGAATACCAAAAAAGTGTTGCAGACCCTGAAAATTTTTGGGCCAAAATAGCAGATTCATTTCATTGGAAAAAACGCTGGGACAAGACCCTTGATTGGAATTTTGAAGGACCTGATGTAAAATGGTTTTTAAACGGTAAGCTTAACATTACCGAAAACATCTTAGAAAGGCACCTTTACACCATGGGTGACAAGCCTGCTATAATCTGGGAACCCAATGAACCAGGAGATCCGAACAGAATACTTACCTACATGGAATTGTATGAAGAAGTATGTCGTTTTTCTAATGTCTTGGTAGAGAAAGGTGTAGAAAAAGGAGATAAAGTCATCATCTATATGCCCATGGTACCTGAGGCAGCCATCGCTATGCTTGCCTGTGCTCGTGTGGGTGCAGTCCACTCTGTAGTGTTTGCAGGATTCTCCAGCAATGCATTGGCCGATAGAATTGAAGATTGTAAAGCCAAGGTGGTGCTTACTTCAGATGGAAATTTCAGAGGCAATAAGAAAATTCCTGTGAAATCTGTAGTAGATGAGGCTCTGGAAAATACTGACCTGGTGAAAACAATGATTGTTTACCAAAGAACAGGTCAGGAAGTTACCATGAAAGAAGGCAGAGACTTTTGGTGGCATGAAGTCATTGAAGGAAAAAGCAAAAGCCATGAGGCTGTTGAAATGGACAGTGAGGATGAACTATTCATTCTTTATACTTCCGGTTCTACAGGAAAACCTAAGGGTGTGGTTCATACCTGTGGTGGTTATATGATCTACTCCAAGTATACCTTTGAAAATGTCTTTCAATATACTCCGGGAGATGTTTACTGGTGTACGGCTGACGTAGGATGGATTACCGGACATTCGTATATCGTATATGGTCCTTTATTGACTGGAGCCACTACCATAATGTTTGAAGGTGTTCCTACTTATCCAAATCCGGGAAGATTCTGGGAAATAATCGACAAATATAAAGTCAATCAATTTTATACAGCACCTACAGCCATCCGTGCATTGCAGGTACATGGTACAGATCCAATAGCACCTTATAAACTTGACTCTCTCAAAGTACTGGGTTCTGTAGGAGAGCCTATCAACGAAGAAGCATGGCATTGGTACCATACGCATATTGGTAAGACCAGATGCCCTATAGTGGATACCTGGTGGCAAACCGAAACCGGTGGAATAATGGTTTCACCTTTGGCGGGAATTACCCCTAATAAACCTGCATTTGCCACGCTGCCATTGCCAGGAGTTCAACTGGCCATAATGGATCCAGAAGGTAAAGAACTAAAAGGAAACTCAGTGGAAGGTAACCTTTGCATTAAATTTCCATGGCCAGGAATGATCCGTACTACTTACGGAGACCATGAGCGATGCAAACAAACTTACTTTTCTGCTTACAAAGGCATGTACTTTACAGGTGATGGAGTAAAAAGAGACCATGATGGGTATTACCGTATCTTGGGACGTGTAGATGATGTAATCAACGTTTCTGGACATAGAATGGGAACTGCTGAGGTAGAAAATGCCATCAACGAACATCCTTTGGTAGTGGAATCTGCTGTTGTAGGTTATCCTCACAAAGTAAAAGGCCAGGGTATTTATGCTTATGTCATTTGTGACATGTCCAATAGAACAGAGGAAAACCTCACCAATGAGATCAAAGCATCTGTTACCAATATCATTGGGCCAATAGCTAAACCTGATAAAATTCAAATCGTTCCAGGACTTCCTAAAACACGTTCTGGTAAAATAATGAGAAGAATTTTAAGAAAGGTCGCTGAAGGAGCCATGGATAATTTAGGGGATACCTCTACTTTATTGGATCCGGATGTAGTAGATAAAATCATTGCCGGAAGGAAGGAGTAA